DNA from Aggregatimonas sangjinii:
CGCCTACGGAAATGATCTTGACCCTGAAAAGGTAGCCGCATTGAAAAAAGAAGGCGGGGATGAAGATCGCGTAAATGCCACAACCGATGTCGCCACCTTCGTTCAGGCCCTATCACAACCTCGAAAAATAATGATGTTGGTGCCCGCCGGAAAAATCGTGGATTCGGTTATCGAGGGATTACTGCCTCATATTGACGAGGGTGATATCATCATAGACGGCGGAAATTCCTTTTTTACCGATACCGATCGCAGGGCCGAATACTTGGCAGAAAAAGGCATTCATTTCTTTGGTGCAGGTGTTTCTGGAGGTGCCAAGGGCGCACGGAAAGGCCCCAGTATCATGCCGGGCGGATCAAAAGAAGGTTATGCCGCGGTGCAGCCAATCTTCGAGGCGGTTTCCGCTAAGTACGAAGGAGAACCTTGTGTAGCCTATTTGGGACCTAAATCTGCGGGCAATTATGTAAAAATGGTGCACAATGGTATCGAATATGGCCTGATGCAGTTGACCTCTGAAATTTACGATTTGTTGAAAAAAGGTGGCGATTACAGTAATTTGGAATTGCATGAACTCTATACCAAGTGGAACGAGGGCAGGTTACAATCTTTTTTAGTCGAAATCACTTCCAAAATCTTCAGTAAAAAGGATGATTTAAAAATGGGGGAATTGGGCCTTTTGGACCAAATTTCCGATAAAGCCAAACAAAAAGGAACCGGAAAATGGACGAGCCAGAATGCAATGGATTTGGGTATACCCGTACCTTCCATCGATATAGCCGTGAGCATGCGGGAAATATCGGCTTTGAAAGAGGAGCGTACCCATGCCGATACGCTGTACGACCGCCCCGAAGTCGAGAAAATGGACAAATTGATTCTCGCAGAGCTGGCCGAAAAGGCACTGTACTTTTCGTTTATAGTGACCTATGCCCAAGGGCTACACCAACTCGCAGATGCCTCGAAGGAGTATGGCTATGAATTGGATATTGCCGTTATCGCCAAAATATGGCGCGCAGGTTGTATTATTAGAGCGGGATTGTTGGCAGATATTACCGAAGCATTCCAAGCCGATGACCATTTGCCGAATTTATTGGTATCCCCCT
Protein-coding regions in this window:
- the gndA gene encoding NADP-dependent phosphogluconate dehydrogenase, with product MKNMYDFGLIGLGVMGRNFILNVADNGFSAYGNDLDPEKVAALKKEGGDEDRVNATTDVATFVQALSQPRKIMMLVPAGKIVDSVIEGLLPHIDEGDIIIDGGNSFFTDTDRRAEYLAEKGIHFFGAGVSGGAKGARKGPSIMPGGSKEGYAAVQPIFEAVSAKYEGEPCVAYLGPKSAGNYVKMVHNGIEYGLMQLTSEIYDLLKKGGDYSNLELHELYTKWNEGRLQSFLVEITSKIFSKKDDLKMGELGLLDQISDKAKQKGTGKWTSQNAMDLGIPVPSIDIAVSMREISALKEERTHADTLYDRPEVEKMDKLILAELAEKALYFSFIVTYAQGLHQLADASKEYGYELDIAVIAKIWRAGCIIRAGLLADITEAFQADDHLPNLLVSPLFTEKVQSTVGAARKLVAYAATNGIPLPGLSNSLTYFDAYTSTRLPLNLIQAQRDYFGSHTYERLDREGVFHTEWEE